A genomic segment from Bubalus bubalis isolate 160015118507 breed Murrah chromosome 5, NDDB_SH_1, whole genome shotgun sequence encodes:
- the YOD1 gene encoding ubiquitin thioesterase OTU1, which translates to MFGPAKGGHFGVHPAAGCPGGVSQPAAGTKAGPTGVCPVGGRTNAMWRLRCKAKEGTHVLQGLSSRTRVRELQGQIAAITGISPGCQRILVGYPPECLDLSNGDTILEDLPIQSGDMLIVEEDQNRPKTSPAFTKYGAPSYVRETLPVLTRMAVPADNSCLFTSVYYVVEGGVLNPACAPEMRRFIAQIVASDPDFYSEAILGKTNEEYCDWIKRDDTWGGAIEISILSKFYQCEICVVDTQTVRIDRFGEDAGYTKRVLLIYDGIHYDPLQLVFPDPDTPPLTIFSSYDDIILVQALELADEARKKRQFTDVNRFTLRCMVCQKGLTGQAEARDHAKETGHTNFGEV; encoded by the exons ATGTTTGGACCGGCAAAGGGTGGCCATTTTGGAGTCCACCCGGCGGCTGGTTGCCCCGGCGGCGTCAGCCAGCCTGCTGCCGGGACCAAAGCTGGCCCCACCGGTGTCTGCCCTGTGGGCGGCCGCACCAACGCTATGTGGCGGCTCCGCTGCAAGGCCAAGGAGGGCACCCATGTTTTGCAGGGGTTGTCCAGCCGGACCCGGGTGCGGGAACTCCAGGGCCAGATTGCCGCCATCACTGGGATCTCCCCCGGCTGTCAGCGAATCCTCGTCGGATACCCGCCCGAGTGCCTGGATCTCAGCAACGGGGATACCATTCTGGAGGATTTGCCCATCCAGTCAG GTGACATGCTGATCGTTGAAGAAGACCAAAATAGGCCCAAAACGTCACCTGCATTTACAAAGTATGGTGCTCCTAGTTACGTCAGGGAAACTTTGCCTGTGCTTACCAGGATGGCAGTCCCAGCAGACAACTCCTGTCTCTTTACCAGTGTGTACTATGTTGTTGAAGGAGGagtcttgaatccagcttgtgcccCTGAGATGAGACGCTTCATAGCACAAATTGTAGCAAGTGATCCAGACTTCTATAGTGAGGCAATACTgggaaaaacaaatgaagagtACTGTGACTGGATCAAAAGGGATGATACTTGGGGCGGAGCTATTGAGATATCCATTTTGTCTAAATTTTACCAATGTGAAATATGTGTAGTGGATACACAGACCGTACGAATTGATCGTTTTGGGGAAGATGCAGGATATACCAAAAGGGTCCTTCTCATTTATGATGGCATCCACTATGATCCACTTCAGCTTGTCTTCCCTGACCCAGACACCCCTCCTCTGACTATTTTCTCCTCTTATGATGATATTATTCTTGTGCAAGCACTGGAATTAGCAGATGAAGCTAGAAAGAAGAGACAGTTTACAGATGTAAACCGCTTCACCCTGAGATGCATGGTATGTCAGAAGGGATTAACTGGACAAGCAGAAGCAAGGGACCATGCCAAGGAGACAGGCCATACCAACTTTGGAGAAGTGTGA